In the Candidatus Bathyarchaeia archaeon genome, TGTCTAAAGGTTAACTTAGAGGTGTAACGGTGAAGAAGGCGGAGGTCGCTGTCGCCACAACGGATGGTAAAGCATACTTCAACCTAGTCAATGAACTCAAACGAAGGGGTATCCACTATACATCCCTAAAACCGACAGATCCAATACCATTCACGGTAAGAGCAGTCATCACCACACCCGCAGAAGCAAGCTCCATCAGACACGGGAAGGTTATCACTTACACCAGCAAAGAAGACGCTGAGAAGGCTGTGGAGAGAGCGCTCCAAAACCTAGAGACAAGTAAACCACCCACGATCATCGTTGGCGTCGACGTAGGCAAGACTTCAGGGTTGGCTATACTTGCAGACGGAGAGATCCTTCACATGGGCAATTACACCACTAAGGAAGACATCATAAACGCGATCGAAAAGGCAACCCACAGCTTAAGACCCTCAAACGTGATCGTCAAGCTCGGAAAGAGCGGGTACCGCATGACAACTGATGGCTGCTACCTTGACGGGACAGAGGAGCTGAGAAGGGAGCTCATCAAAAGGATGGACTGCAAGGTTAAGGTCATGCTTGTAGACGAGAGAGGTACGACCGCCCTTGCAAAGAGGTTAAAGGTGAAAAGGAAGGAGAGAGACGTGACCTCAGCACTGGAGATAGCCTTCAGATGACAAGTCTACAGGTCGAAAGTGGAAATGGAGCTTACCATTGAGAAGGATAAAACACTGATAACCCATGGGCCCGCCACATTGACTCTCCTCGAAGGGAACAGTAGATGCCTGGGCATGAACCTCCTCCCAGGATTAAGCCTCACAATCCGAAGATACAAGGCCCTACCCATCTACTGCGCAACCCGTTCAAAGTTCGATCTCAAGATCGGCGCTAACACACATGTTGATGAAGTCGAAGGTGACACGATACCTGAAGACTGGAAGACAGCTGTGAACACAATAATCGAAGAGTGCAAGAGCAGAAAAAGTTTAACCGTTGCGGTCATAGGGGCTATAGACACAGGAAAGTCGACCTTCACAACTTTCCTTGCCAACACCGCCATCCAAGCCAAGTTGAGAGTGAACATTACGGATGCTGACCTAGGCCAATCTGATATCGGCCCACCCACAACCATCGGCGAATACTCCATGAGGCGTGAGCTCTGCGATCTATCCAGAGAGAAACCAGACCGCATCACCTTCATAGGTACCACAAGCCCAGCTCATGCTACAAGCAAAATATTGACGGCGCTATCCGAACTCTCAAAGAGAAAGAGGGCTGAGGGAGGCTTGAACATCTTCAACACGGATGGATGGGTAGAGGGCGAAGAAGCCACCAAATATAAACTGAACCTCCTCCATGTGATACACCCCGACACCATAGTGGCGATAAGATGCGCCCACGAGTTAGAGGCTCTCCTTGGCGAAATAAACCGTGCAGGCTACGAGTTTATTACCGTTATGACGCCGCCAGTAGTTAGGAGAAGGAGCCGTGAGGATAGGAAGGAAATCAGGGAGCACGCATACCTGAGATACCTTCAGAACTCTTCAATAAGGGTGATCCCGCGAGATGAGCTGAGGGTCAGGGGAGACCCCCGGTGGCAGACAGGGATACTCGTAGGACTCTTCGACGAGGAGGGGGAACTTCTAGGAATAGGAGTCCTCGAAGCATACGCCCCTGACAAAGGGCTTGTAAAGATCATGACACCTGTTAAGGGCAAGATCGCCGAGTTAGAGTTCGGCCAAATCATAATCAAAGACGGCAAAGAGACACCTTACAGAGACCTAACAGCAATCACCTCCAAATCCAACCACGAAACTATTAAAAAAGGCGAAAACCAGTTCTAGGTCAGCCGGGGTGGCGGAGCGGCAACGCGCTGGACTCGAGACCACAGCGAGCAATCCAGTGGGCCACCAGCCCACAAGGGTTCAAAATCCCAAGGATGAAACTCCCTTCCCCGGCGCCAACCCCCACATAGATGCTTCTCCTGCCCAGAGCTACTGGAGTTTATGCTAAGTTTTATAAGTAATGGCTGGACTATCCATCCATTATGCACATGAACAAGAAAAATGCTGTAATAATACCTGTGGTTATAGGCTTATTTGTGTTGTTAGTTGTCAGTTTGCTAGGTGTGGTTCTTACGCCTACTCCTCAAGGCAGCCTCAGAAAGAGTGAGACGTCGTTTGGGAGCAGCTCAGGCGTCATATTGGAGAGCGTT is a window encoding:
- a CDS encoding Clp1/GlmU family protein, producing MELTIEKDKTLITHGPATLTLLEGNSRCLGMNLLPGLSLTIRRYKALPIYCATRSKFDLKIGANTHVDEVEGDTIPEDWKTAVNTIIEECKSRKSLTVAVIGAIDTGKSTFTTFLANTAIQAKLRVNITDADLGQSDIGPPTTIGEYSMRRELCDLSREKPDRITFIGTTSPAHATSKILTALSELSKRKRAEGGLNIFNTDGWVEGEEATKYKLNLLHVIHPDTIVAIRCAHELEALLGEINRAGYEFITVMTPPVVRRRSREDRKEIREHAYLRYLQNSSIRVIPRDELRVRGDPRWQTGILVGLFDEEGELLGIGVLEAYAPDKGLVKIMTPVKGKIAELEFGQIIIKDGKETPYRDLTAITSKSNHETIKKGENQF